The Ananas comosus cultivar F153 linkage group 2, ASM154086v1, whole genome shotgun sequence genome contains a region encoding:
- the LOC109705243 gene encoding uncharacterized protein LOC109705243 isoform X4: MEHSKTVSQFQLCDGSYSAETQKKKPTYKHHCQLKEAEISGFTNECNEVELAIYLLNNAIARERLIINSKGRMYLGGGKWSYKSIHLSDYPSWKQAQDIILQQKLWKK, translated from the exons CTCTGCGATGGATCTTACAGTGCTGAAACTCAGAAGAAAAAGCCTACTTATAAACACCATTGTCAGCTGAAGGAAGCCGAAATCAGTGGATTCACTAATGAATGCAATGAAGTGGAACTTGCTATTTATTTGCTTAACAATGCCATTGCTCGTGAGCGGTTAATTATCAACTCAAAAGGGAGAATGTATCTGGGAGGAGGCAAGTGGTCATACAAATCGATCCATTTATCAGACTATCCTAGCTGGAAGCAAGCCCAAGATATTATCCTGCAACAAAAG TTATGGAAAAAGTAA
- the LOC109705243 gene encoding uncharacterized protein LOC109705243 isoform X2, with translation MEHSKTVSQFQLCDGSYSAETQKKKPTYKHHCQLKEAEISGFTNECNEVELAIYLLNNAIARERLIINSKGRMYLGGGKWSYKSIHLSDYPSWKQAQDIILQQKVNPRVELIFL, from the coding sequence CTCTGCGATGGATCTTACAGTGCTGAAACTCAGAAGAAAAAGCCTACTTATAAACACCATTGTCAGCTGAAGGAAGCCGAAATCAGTGGATTCACTAATGAATGCAATGAAGTGGAACTTGCTATTTATTTGCTTAACAATGCCATTGCTCGTGAGCGGTTAATTATCAACTCAAAAGGGAGAATGTATCTGGGAGGAGGCAAGTGGTCATACAAATCGATCCATTTATCAGACTATCCTAGCTGGAAGCAAGCCCAAGATATTATCCTGCAACAAAAGGTCAATCCCAGAGTAGAATTAATATTTCTTTGA
- the LOC109705229 gene encoding RING-H2 finger protein ATL47-like, giving the protein MVALLAHSSSSSSSSTANSNSWVLSHTKRRDHVTNSQIRDSLPYSSAQPPPPTPQQSPSNRISPAILFIIVILAVVFFVSGLLHLLVRFFAKKTPPPGSTSPHSGSRQQPAEASGSDALQRQLQQLFHLHDSGLDQAFIDSLPVFLYKEIVGPKEPFDCAVCLCEFALEDKLRLLPVCGHAFHLSCIDTWLLSNSTCPLCRQPLFVQGLAIENPIFEFDDSIEEDSFAEDREAESGNEKRVFPVRLGKFRSLSRRDGGVENDNGGAVISAGEEVGEASSSNLDARRCYSMGTYRYVLGDVNLRVSLRSSHKRNGVRRNFADNEVLEGKRICAGSKGESFSVSKIWQWPNKKGKFPISYSDAGSVDGSMPWMERSVQDT; this is encoded by the coding sequence ATGGTTGCTCTTCTAGCCcactcatcatcatcatcatcatcatccactGCAAATTCAAATTCCTGGGTTTTGTCCCACACCAAGAGGAGAGATCATGTTACAAATTCCCAAATAAGAGACTCACTGCCCTATTCATCAGCCCAACCCCCACCACCAACACCCCAACAATCTCCCAGCAATAGAATAAGCCCTGCAATCCTCTTCATCATAGTGATCCtcgccgtcgtcttcttcgtcTCCGGCCTCCTCCACCTCCTTGTGAGGTTCTTCGCGAAGAAAACCCCACCACCCGGTAGCACTTCACCCCATTCCGGTAGTAGGCAGCAGCCGGCAGAGGCCTCGGGCTCCGACGCCCTCCAGCGGCAGCTCCAGCAGCTCTTCCACCTCCACGATTCGGGCCTTGATCAAGCGTTCATTGATTCGCTGCCGGTCTTCCTTTACAAGGAGATCGTCGGCCCGAAGGAGCCGTTCGACTGCGCGGTCTGTCTGTGCGAATTCGCCCTCGAGGACAAGCTCCGGCTTTTGCCCGTCTGCGGCCATGCTTTCCACCTCAGCTGCATTGACACATGGCTGCTCTCCAATTCCACGTGCCCGCTTTGTCGGCAGCCGCTGTTTGTCCAAGGCCTTGCGATCGAGAACCCCATCTTTGAATTCGACGATTCGATCGAGGAAGATAGTTTTGCCGAGGACCGGGAAGCGGAGTCGGGGAATGAGAAGAGAGTTTTTCCTGTTAGGCTCGGCAAATTCAGGAGCTTGAGCAGAAGAGACGGAGGTGTCGAAAATGATAACGGCGGTGCCGTTATAAGTGCGGGAGAAGAGGTAGGGGAGGCCAGTAGTAGTAATTTGGACGCGAGGAGGTGCTATTCCATGGGCACGTATCGGTATGTGCTCGGTGATGTAAATCTTCGAGTTTCTCTGAGAAGTTCTCATAAAAGAAACGGAGTCCGTAGGAATTTCGCTGATAATGAGGTTCTGGAAGGAAAGAGGATATGCGCGGGGAGCAAAGGCGAGAGCTTTTCTGTGTCGAAGATCTGGCAATGGCCGAATAAGAAGGGGAAGTTCCCTATCAGCTATTCAGATGCAGGCTCCGTCGATGGGAGTATGCCATGGATGGAAAGAAGTGTTCAGGATACATAA